Proteins encoded by one window of Streptomyces sp. NBC_01571:
- a CDS encoding cell wall metabolism sensor histidine kinase WalK produces MDVNAAVAAAAAIAGVLTGVIAMLAFRWSERDQKRPTRTSLHTDPVLPPGVDTVLSVLRSSAVVLDEADAVVKASSAAYALGLVRGGKLAVEPMLQMARDTRRDGEIRQVELDLPRRGTGRGEALAVSARVAPLGSRLVLLLVEDLTEARRIEAVRRDFVANVSHELKTPVGALSLLSEAVMDASDDPEAVERFAGRMQIEATRLTNLVQELIDLSRVQNDDPLEDAEPVRVGELVAEAIDRCRHQAGTKQITMAAGGTAELSIWGNRGQLAAALGNLVENAVNYSPARTRVGIAARRVTAPGGDLIEIAVTDQGIGISEKDRERVFERFYRVDPARSRQTGGTGLGLAIVKHVAASHGGEVTVWSSEGQGSTFTLRLPEAGAARDRVTDHHMPGLDEDDEPEQPDGTTTVSSPYEPLPAPEVLP; encoded by the coding sequence ATGGACGTGAACGCGGCGGTCGCCGCAGCGGCAGCGATCGCCGGAGTGCTCACCGGTGTCATCGCCATGCTGGCGTTCCGCTGGAGCGAGCGCGACCAGAAACGCCCCACCCGCACCTCTCTTCACACGGACCCGGTGCTTCCGCCAGGTGTCGACACGGTTCTTTCCGTGCTCCGCTCCTCCGCCGTCGTACTCGACGAGGCCGATGCCGTCGTCAAGGCCAGCTCCGCCGCGTACGCCCTCGGGCTGGTCCGCGGCGGCAAGCTCGCCGTCGAGCCGATGCTGCAGATGGCGCGTGACACCCGCCGGGACGGCGAGATACGCCAGGTCGAACTGGATCTGCCGAGAAGGGGGACGGGCCGCGGCGAGGCCCTGGCCGTCTCCGCGCGCGTCGCGCCGCTCGGCTCCCGGCTCGTCCTGCTGCTGGTCGAGGACCTCACCGAGGCGCGGCGCATCGAGGCCGTACGGCGTGACTTCGTCGCCAACGTGAGCCACGAGCTGAAGACGCCGGTCGGCGCGCTCTCCCTGCTCTCCGAGGCCGTGATGGACGCCTCGGACGACCCGGAGGCCGTGGAGCGCTTCGCCGGGCGCATGCAGATCGAGGCCACCCGGCTCACCAATCTCGTGCAGGAGCTCATCGACCTGTCGAGGGTGCAGAACGACGACCCGCTGGAGGACGCCGAGCCCGTGCGGGTCGGCGAACTCGTCGCCGAGGCCATCGACCGGTGCCGCCACCAGGCCGGCACCAAGCAGATCACCATGGCCGCCGGCGGAACCGCCGAGCTGAGCATCTGGGGAAACCGCGGCCAGCTGGCCGCGGCCCTCGGCAACCTCGTCGAGAACGCCGTCAACTACTCGCCCGCCCGTACCCGGGTGGGCATAGCCGCGCGCCGGGTGACCGCGCCCGGCGGAGACCTCATCGAGATCGCCGTGACCGATCAGGGCATCGGCATCTCCGAGAAGGACCGGGAGCGCGTGTTCGAGCGCTTCTACCGCGTCGACCCGGCCCGTTCCCGCCAGACCGGCGGTACGGGCCTGGGCCTCGCGATCGTCAAGCACGTGGCCGCCTCGCACGGCGGGGAGGTCACGGTGTGGAGTTCCGAGGGTCAGGGCTCCACGTTCACCCTGCGGCTGCCGGAGGCGGGTGCGGCCCGCGACCGCGTGACCGATCACCACATGCCCGGACTCGACGAAGACGACGAGCCCGAGCAGCCCGACGGGACGACCACCGTCTCATCCCCGTATGAACCGCTTCCTGCCCCGGAGGTCCTTCCGTGA
- the phoU gene encoding phosphate signaling complex protein PhoU: MRDAYHEELDSIGEGLVEMARLVGSAIGRATTAILDADLKLAESVIAADQKVDDLQHELEARAIALLARQQPVATDLRIVVTSLRMSADLERAGDLAQHVAKLARLRFPERAVPHDLHATILEMGQLAQRLMAKAAEVVITKDVDLALQLEQDDDDMDLLHRTLFQHLLDDRWKHGIETAVDVTLLGRYYERFADHAVSVAKRVVYLVTGEHADELQADIHPVTGAEGI, translated from the coding sequence ATGCGTGACGCGTACCACGAGGAACTGGACTCGATCGGCGAGGGTCTGGTCGAGATGGCCCGGCTCGTCGGGTCGGCGATCGGACGCGCCACGACGGCCATCCTCGACGCCGACCTGAAGCTCGCGGAGAGCGTGATCGCGGCCGACCAGAAGGTCGACGATCTCCAGCACGAGCTGGAGGCCCGCGCGATAGCCCTGCTGGCCCGCCAGCAGCCGGTGGCGACGGACCTGCGCATCGTGGTCACGTCCCTGCGGATGTCGGCGGACCTGGAGCGCGCCGGCGACCTGGCCCAGCACGTCGCGAAGCTGGCCCGGCTGCGCTTCCCCGAGCGCGCGGTCCCGCACGACCTGCACGCCACGATCCTCGAAATGGGCCAGCTCGCCCAGCGCCTGATGGCCAAGGCGGCCGAGGTCGTCATCACCAAGGACGTCGACCTCGCGCTCCAGCTGGAGCAGGACGACGACGACATGGACCTCCTCCACCGCACCCTCTTCCAGCACCTTCTCGACGACCGCTGGAAGCACGGCATCGAGACCGCCGTCGACGTGACCCTGCTCGGCCGCTACTACGAGCGCTTCGCCGACCACGCGGTGTCGGTGGCCAAGCGCGTGGTGTACCTGGTGACGGGCGAGCACGCGGACGAGCTCCAGGCGGACATCCACCCCGTCACGGGGGCGGAAGGCATCTGA
- a CDS encoding FAD-binding oxidoreductase, translated as MIDRRDVLRAGVLGTAAGALGLQVPESAAAAAEAAGPVGDRDWKRLAEALSPGATLYRPHGSVYQSLALPFNHRYAGIRPAGIVACATTRDVSAAVRWAREAGLPAVPRTGLGHNYAGYSTTTGLLLNMARMKSIVSTPMPGGARSRVYGPMKVVHDAGTLTVGAGVTNGDLHPLLEDHGMFVPTGRCPSVGVAGLVLGGGIGFSDKMFGLTCDRLVSTTVVLADGRAVKAGKDSHPDLFWACRGGAGNNFGVNTSFTFQYEQFEGTVAFYQLRWNLDSVLPVVAAAQHIAQDTAGDRRFHLRLGIGTSGMTRTQIHANANVNAIGQFYGTVQELRAILDPLLKIGTAEERARNSASVRQVTPGEASVLLSATTPIDRFATKSAILDSSTLLTDQQVSAAAERLLDWPGSNNEDGAGFAMFALGGEINQVPPNATAFVHRNDLFVFAAETSWADYDLSSVADANLHWLKQFYADIFPDKSPEHAYQNFPDPTLKNWRQAYYGTNYPRLVNVKRKYDPTGFFNYPQAIDAS; from the coding sequence GTGATCGACAGGCGAGACGTGCTGCGGGCGGGCGTGTTGGGAACCGCTGCTGGGGCGCTGGGGCTTCAAGTACCGGAAAGTGCGGCTGCGGCGGCTGAGGCAGCAGGGCCAGTTGGCGATCGGGACTGGAAGCGGTTGGCCGAGGCCCTGTCCCCTGGGGCCACCCTCTACCGGCCGCATGGCTCGGTGTACCAGTCGCTGGCCTTGCCGTTCAACCACAGGTACGCCGGAATTCGGCCTGCTGGCATCGTTGCCTGCGCGACCACCAGGGACGTGTCCGCAGCTGTCCGCTGGGCTCGTGAGGCAGGGCTGCCCGCCGTACCGCGCACCGGGCTGGGACACAACTACGCCGGGTATTCGACCACCACGGGCCTGCTGTTGAATATGGCCCGTATGAAGAGCATCGTCTCCACCCCGATGCCGGGCGGTGCCCGCTCTCGGGTCTACGGGCCGATGAAGGTCGTGCACGACGCCGGTACCCTCACCGTAGGGGCCGGGGTCACCAACGGGGACCTGCATCCGCTGTTGGAGGACCACGGCATGTTCGTGCCGACCGGTCGTTGCCCCAGCGTCGGGGTCGCGGGGCTGGTTCTGGGCGGAGGTATCGGCTTCAGCGACAAGATGTTCGGCCTGACCTGCGACCGGCTCGTTTCCACGACCGTTGTGCTCGCCGACGGACGGGCGGTCAAGGCCGGCAAGGACTCGCACCCCGACCTGTTCTGGGCCTGCCGCGGCGGAGCCGGCAACAACTTCGGTGTCAACACCTCGTTCACCTTCCAGTACGAGCAGTTCGAGGGCACCGTGGCGTTCTACCAGCTCCGCTGGAACCTGGACTCCGTACTGCCGGTGGTCGCGGCCGCGCAGCACATTGCCCAGGACACCGCGGGCGACAGGCGGTTCCATCTGCGTCTGGGTATCGGTACCAGCGGGATGACCAGGACACAGATCCATGCGAATGCCAACGTCAACGCCATCGGCCAGTTCTACGGCACTGTCCAGGAACTGCGTGCCATTCTCGACCCGCTGCTCAAGATCGGCACGGCCGAGGAACGCGCCCGCAACAGCGCGTCCGTTCGTCAGGTCACGCCCGGTGAGGCGAGCGTACTGCTGAGCGCGACTACACCGATCGATCGCTTTGCCACCAAATCGGCGATCCTGGACTCCAGCACTCTCTTGACCGATCAGCAGGTCAGCGCGGCAGCCGAGCGCCTGCTGGACTGGCCTGGCAGCAACAACGAGGACGGAGCCGGGTTCGCGATGTTCGCCCTCGGCGGTGAGATCAACCAGGTACCACCGAACGCGACCGCGTTCGTACACCGAAACGACCTCTTCGTCTTCGCTGCCGAGACCTCGTGGGCCGACTACGACCTCTCCAGCGTCGCCGATGCCAACCTCCACTGGCTCAAGCAGTTCTACGCCGACATCTTCCCCGACAAGTCGCCCGAACACGCCTACCAGAACTTCCCGGACCCGACACTGAAGAACTGGCGGCAGGCCTACTACGGCACGAACTACCCCCGTCTGGTCAACGTGAAGCGGAAATACGACCCGACCGGATTCTTCAACTACCCGCAAGCGATCGACGCAAGTTGA
- a CDS encoding response regulator transcription factor, translating into MTRVLVVEDEESFSDALSYMLRKEGFEVAIATTGPDGLDEFERNGADLVLLDLMLPGLPGTEVCRQLRGRSNVPVIMVTAKDSEIDKVVGLEIGADDYVTKPFSSRELVARIRAVLRRRGEPEEVTPAALEAGPVRMDVDRHVVTVSGSKVDLPLKEFDLLEMLLRNAGRVLTRMQLIDRVWGADYVGDTKTLDVHVKRLRAKIEPDPGAPRYLVTVRGLGYKFEP; encoded by the coding sequence GTGACCCGAGTGCTCGTCGTCGAGGACGAGGAGTCCTTCTCCGACGCCCTGTCGTACATGCTCCGCAAGGAGGGCTTCGAGGTCGCCATCGCGACCACCGGGCCCGACGGACTCGACGAGTTCGAGCGCAACGGCGCCGACCTCGTCCTCCTCGACCTGATGCTGCCGGGGCTGCCCGGCACGGAGGTGTGCCGTCAGCTGCGCGGCCGCTCCAACGTTCCGGTGATCATGGTCACCGCCAAGGACAGCGAGATCGACAAGGTTGTCGGGCTGGAAATAGGAGCCGACGACTACGTCACCAAGCCCTTCTCCTCCCGCGAGCTGGTCGCCCGCATCCGGGCCGTCCTGCGCCGCCGCGGCGAGCCGGAGGAGGTCACCCCGGCCGCCCTGGAGGCCGGTCCGGTCCGGATGGACGTCGACCGCCACGTGGTCACCGTCTCCGGCTCCAAGGTCGACCTCCCGCTGAAGGAGTTCGACCTGCTGGAGATGCTGCTGCGCAACGCGGGCCGCGTGCTGACCCGTATGCAGCTCATCGACCGGGTGTGGGGCGCCGACTACGTGGGCGACACCAAGACCCTCGACGTCCACGTCAAGCGCCTGCGCGCGAAGATCGAGCCGGACCCGGGCGCGCCGAGGTACCTGGTGACGGTACGCGGGCTCGGCTACAAGTTCGAGCCGTAG
- a CDS encoding SDR family oxidoreductase: MTAAPGAPGPHRPYDLAGRTVVVIGGSAGIGLETARRVRADGGQVILVGRDPERLRQAARTVEPLDTAAFDAGDTERLKRFFEDLPGPVDHVMVTAGGPFYMPLADMDPTVAGAHIGERLAMTLGVGLYSRDKVRAGGTLLFVGGTGGRRPGIGMSVASALTAALPALIANLALELAPVRVNLIAAGFVDTPLSAALLDDQLESRREELRATLPIRRVVGPADVAALAVHIMGNDALTGGTYDIDGGQQLVAH; this comes from the coding sequence ATGACCGCTGCGCCCGGCGCCCCAGGCCCCCACCGCCCGTACGACCTCGCCGGCCGGACGGTCGTGGTGATCGGCGGCAGCGCGGGCATCGGACTGGAAACCGCCCGCCGGGTCCGCGCGGACGGCGGTCAGGTGATCCTGGTGGGCCGCGACCCCGAGCGGCTGCGGCAGGCGGCGCGCACGGTCGAGCCGCTCGACACGGCGGCGTTCGACGCCGGTGACACCGAGCGGCTGAAGCGGTTCTTCGAGGACCTTCCCGGACCGGTCGACCATGTGATGGTCACCGCCGGCGGCCCCTTCTACATGCCCTTGGCGGACATGGACCCCACCGTCGCCGGCGCCCACATCGGCGAGCGGCTCGCCATGACACTCGGGGTCGGTCTCTACAGCCGCGACAAGGTACGGGCCGGAGGCACCCTGTTGTTCGTCGGCGGCACCGGCGGCCGGCGCCCCGGCATCGGCATGTCCGTCGCCTCCGCCCTCACCGCTGCACTGCCCGCCCTCATCGCCAACCTGGCACTCGAACTGGCGCCGGTCCGGGTGAACCTCATCGCCGCCGGGTTCGTCGACACACCCCTGTCGGCCGCGCTCCTCGATGATCAACTGGAGTCCCGGCGCGAGGAGTTGCGCGCCACACTGCCCATCCGACGGGTCGTCGGTCCGGCCGACGTGGCCGCCCTGGCCGTACACATCATGGGCAATGACGCGCTGACCGGCGGCACGTACGACATCGACGGCGGGCAGCAACTCGTAGCGCACTGA
- a CDS encoding SDR family oxidoreductase, translated as MKIQESIAFVTGANRGLGEHFARELVAAGAAKVYAGARDPGKVTVPGVVPVAVDITDPESVRAAADLAQDVTLLVNNAGSTTRADVLTAGLDLFRAEFETHVLGTLAMCRAFAPALGRNGGGAIVNVLSVLSWLSIPASAGYAAAKAAEWSVTNSLRLALAEQGTQVTALHVSYMATDMAASVTAPKADPVAVARAALDGVEAGLLEVLADDASRQVQAALAEGPAALYPQLAGRPGLI; from the coding sequence ATGAAGATCCAGGAGTCGATCGCCTTCGTCACCGGAGCGAACCGCGGGCTCGGTGAGCACTTCGCGCGGGAGCTGGTCGCCGCCGGAGCAGCCAAGGTCTACGCGGGAGCGCGCGACCCCGGGAAGGTCACGGTGCCCGGGGTGGTTCCGGTCGCCGTGGACATCACCGACCCGGAATCCGTGCGCGCGGCGGCCGACCTGGCCCAGGACGTGACGCTGCTCGTCAACAACGCCGGTTCGACGACCCGGGCCGACGTGCTCACGGCCGGACTGGATTTGTTCCGCGCCGAGTTCGAGACGCACGTGCTCGGCACCCTCGCCATGTGCAGGGCCTTCGCCCCCGCCCTCGGGCGCAACGGGGGCGGCGCGATCGTCAATGTGCTGTCCGTACTGTCCTGGCTGTCGATCCCGGCCAGCGCCGGTTACGCCGCGGCCAAGGCCGCCGAGTGGTCGGTGACCAACTCCTTGCGGTTGGCTCTCGCGGAACAGGGCACGCAGGTCACCGCCCTGCACGTCAGTTACATGGCGACGGACATGGCCGCGAGCGTGACGGCTCCGAAGGCCGATCCGGTCGCGGTGGCCCGTGCGGCGCTCGACGGTGTCGAGGCCGGCCTGCTCGAGGTGCTCGCCGACGACGCCAGCAGGCAGGTCCAGGCGGCGCTCGCCGAGGGGCCGGCGGCGTTGTATCCCCAACTGGCCGGGCGGCCGGGGCTGATCTGA
- a CDS encoding DUF461 domain-containing protein produces the protein MSSSLRRGALAAAAIAFSIASLAACAAGNDAQTLEVKPDNAATSVGDIKIQNALVITQPDTTSTGPAVISATLFNNGRTAQTLDSVSVAGDGTAQITPAAGKGKLTIPAGGSVVLGGKGNASAALSSPGTAVKDGNAQKVTFTFSRTGAVSLRAFVVPAESYFSKWGPSNIPAAPGATATGSATASPDASTSPSESVSGAPSDSASSGGTDTGTATATESASGQ, from the coding sequence GTGAGCAGCAGCCTTCGACGCGGCGCCCTCGCCGCCGCCGCCATTGCGTTCTCGATCGCCTCGCTCGCCGCGTGCGCTGCCGGCAACGACGCACAGACGCTGGAGGTCAAGCCGGACAACGCGGCGACCAGCGTCGGCGACATCAAGATCCAGAACGCCCTCGTCATCACCCAGCCCGACACGACGTCCACGGGCCCGGCGGTGATCTCCGCGACCCTGTTCAACAACGGCCGCACCGCACAGACCCTGGACTCGGTCAGCGTCGCCGGTGACGGCACCGCCCAGATCACGCCCGCCGCGGGCAAGGGCAAGCTGACCATCCCGGCCGGCGGTTCCGTCGTCCTCGGCGGCAAGGGCAACGCCTCCGCGGCCCTCTCCTCCCCCGGGACCGCCGTCAAGGACGGCAACGCGCAGAAGGTCACCTTCACCTTCAGCAGGACCGGTGCCGTGAGCCTGCGCGCGTTCGTCGTCCCCGCCGAGAGCTACTTCAGCAAGTGGGGTCCGAGCAACATCCCGGCGGCGCCCGGCGCGACGGCGACCGGCTCCGCGACCGCTTCGCCGGATGCGTCCACCTCGCCGTCCGAGTCCGTCTCGGGCGCGCCGTCGGACTCGGCGTCGTCCGGCGGGACCGACACGGGGACGGCCACCGCGACGGAGTCCGCTTCCGGCCAGTGA
- a CDS encoding CarD family transcriptional regulator, protein MTFKVGDTVVYPHHGAALIEAIETRQIKGVDKTYLVLKVAQGDLTVRVPADNAEFVGVRDVVGQDGLDRVFEVLRAPYAEEPTNWSRRYKANLEKLASGDVIKVAEVVRDLWRRERERGLSAGEKRMLAKARQILVSELALAENTNEDKAEALLDEVLAS, encoded by the coding sequence ATGACGTTCAAGGTTGGCGACACCGTGGTCTATCCCCATCACGGGGCCGCGCTGATCGAGGCCATCGAAACTCGCCAGATCAAAGGCGTGGACAAGACCTACTTGGTGCTGAAGGTCGCCCAGGGCGACCTGACGGTACGTGTGCCAGCGGACAATGCGGAGTTCGTCGGCGTGCGTGATGTGGTCGGTCAGGACGGGCTGGACCGGGTCTTCGAGGTGCTGCGCGCGCCGTACGCCGAGGAGCCCACGAACTGGTCGCGTCGTTACAAGGCAAATCTGGAGAAGCTCGCCTCCGGCGATGTCATCAAGGTCGCGGAAGTCGTACGTGACCTGTGGCGTCGTGAGCGCGAGCGCGGACTCTCCGCCGGTGAGAAGCGGATGCTTGCCAAGGCCCGGCAGATCCTGGTGAGCGAACTCGCCCTCGCGGAGAACACGAACGAGGACAAGGCCGAGGCTCTGCTCGACGAGGTTCTCGCGTCCTGA
- the rph gene encoding rifamycin-inactivating phosphotransferase, with protein sequence MIEQYVWDLQEADETRVAVVGGKGAHLGDLSRIEGIRVPAGFCVTTDAFRRITAEAPSIDDRLDQLSRLNPDDREAIRTLSAEIRGTIEGIAVPGDLAAAITRALARLGEQAACAVRSSATAEDLPTASFAGQQDTYLNVVGPAAILRHVSRCWASLFTERAVTYRLRNGIDHRTVHMAVVVQRMVFPHAAGILFTADPVTGDRKVATVDAGFGLGEALVSGLVNPDVFKVRHGEVVARAIAVKQRAVHALPAGGTREVAIDSRRQEQPALTDAQVVRLVQLGRRIEAHFGRPQDIEWCLDDAGFQIVQSRPITTLFPVPETGDQENHVYVSVGHGQMMTDPMKPLGLSMWQLTAMVPMHEAGGRLFVDVTRRLASPASRAGLLDVLGRGDPLVRDALETVLDRDDFVPSLPDAGPGGPPVGGTSAPDEPDPAIVTELIERSRASVAALERDIRTKTGPPLFDFLLGAFEEHKRVLGDPLNLQAIMAGMEATWWLNDKLQEWLGEKNAADTLTLSAPGNITSEMGLALLDVADVIRPRPEVVAFLEGVEDEGFLDELVKLAGGTEARDAVEAYLDRYGMRCVGEIDITRPRWRERPTTLVPVILDNVRNFEPGAAERRFEQGRQKAQKKEQDVLARLRALPDGDRKADEAKRMIDRVRSFIGYREYPKYGIVSRYFVYKQALMEEAERLVQADVLPEKEDIFYLTFQELHDVVRSNEVDARLIQQRKDAFRSYHALTPPRVLTSDGEAVTGAYRRDDVPDGALIGLPVSAGTVEGRARVVLDMAEADLEAGDILVTTFTDPSWSPLFVGVAGLVTEVGGLMTHGAVIAREYGLPAVVGVEQAARRIRDGQRIRVHGTDGYVEILP encoded by the coding sequence ATGATCGAGCAGTACGTGTGGGATCTTCAAGAGGCCGACGAGACGCGGGTCGCGGTCGTCGGCGGCAAGGGCGCGCACCTGGGCGACCTGTCACGGATCGAAGGCATCCGCGTGCCGGCCGGCTTCTGCGTGACGACCGACGCCTTCCGGCGGATCACGGCGGAAGCGCCGTCGATCGACGATCGGCTCGATCAGCTGTCGCGTCTGAACCCGGACGACCGGGAGGCGATCCGCACGCTCAGCGCGGAGATCCGCGGGACCATCGAAGGGATCGCCGTCCCGGGCGATCTAGCGGCGGCGATCACCCGTGCGCTCGCCCGGCTCGGCGAACAGGCCGCCTGCGCCGTCCGATCCAGCGCCACGGCGGAGGACCTGCCGACGGCCTCCTTCGCCGGCCAGCAGGACACGTACCTGAACGTCGTGGGACCGGCGGCGATCCTCCGGCACGTCAGCCGGTGCTGGGCCTCGCTGTTCACCGAACGGGCCGTGACCTACCGCCTCCGGAACGGCATCGACCACCGTACGGTCCACATGGCCGTGGTCGTGCAGCGGATGGTCTTCCCGCACGCGGCCGGCATCCTGTTCACGGCCGACCCCGTCACGGGCGACCGGAAGGTCGCCACCGTGGACGCCGGCTTCGGCCTCGGCGAGGCCCTGGTCTCCGGCCTGGTGAACCCGGACGTCTTCAAGGTGCGGCACGGCGAGGTCGTCGCCAGGGCGATCGCCGTCAAACAGCGTGCCGTTCACGCCCTGCCGGCCGGCGGTACTCGGGAGGTGGCGATCGACTCGCGGCGGCAGGAGCAGCCGGCGCTGACGGATGCGCAGGTCGTGCGGCTCGTGCAGCTCGGGCGGCGGATCGAAGCGCACTTCGGCCGCCCGCAGGACATCGAATGGTGCCTGGACGATGCCGGCTTCCAGATCGTTCAGAGCCGGCCGATCACGACGCTGTTCCCCGTCCCCGAGACCGGCGACCAGGAGAATCACGTCTACGTCTCCGTCGGTCACGGGCAGATGATGACCGACCCCATGAAGCCCCTGGGGCTCTCCATGTGGCAGCTGACGGCCATGGTGCCGATGCACGAGGCCGGCGGGAGGCTGTTCGTCGACGTCACCCGGCGCCTGGCCTCACCCGCGAGCCGCGCCGGCCTCCTGGACGTCTTGGGGAGGGGCGATCCGCTGGTCAGGGACGCTCTGGAGACCGTTCTCGACCGCGACGACTTCGTCCCGTCGCTTCCGGACGCGGGTCCCGGCGGGCCGCCGGTCGGCGGCACGTCCGCCCCGGACGAGCCCGATCCGGCCATCGTCACCGAGCTGATCGAGCGCAGCCGCGCGTCCGTCGCCGCCCTGGAGCGCGACATCCGGACGAAGACCGGACCTCCGCTGTTCGACTTCCTGCTGGGCGCGTTCGAGGAGCACAAGCGGGTCCTCGGAGATCCGCTGAACCTTCAGGCGATCATGGCGGGAATGGAGGCCACGTGGTGGCTCAACGACAAACTGCAGGAGTGGCTGGGCGAGAAGAACGCGGCTGACACGCTCACGCTGTCCGCCCCCGGCAACATCACGTCGGAGATGGGACTGGCGCTGCTCGACGTCGCGGACGTGATCCGCCCGCGGCCGGAGGTGGTGGCGTTCCTGGAGGGCGTCGAGGACGAGGGTTTCCTGGACGAGCTGGTGAAGCTCGCGGGCGGTACCGAAGCGCGTGACGCCGTGGAGGCCTACCTCGACCGGTACGGCATGCGCTGCGTCGGCGAGATCGACATCACGCGGCCGCGTTGGCGCGAGCGCCCCACCACGCTCGTGCCCGTGATCCTCGACAACGTCAGGAACTTCGAGCCGGGCGCCGCCGAACGGCGCTTCGAACAAGGGCGGCAGAAGGCGCAGAAGAAGGAACAGGACGTGCTGGCGCGCTTGCGGGCCCTGCCCGACGGGGACCGGAAAGCCGACGAGGCCAAGCGGATGATCGACCGGGTCCGTAGCTTCATCGGGTACCGGGAGTACCCCAAGTACGGCATCGTCAGCCGCTACTTCGTCTACAAGCAGGCCCTGATGGAGGAGGCCGAGCGCCTCGTGCAGGCCGACGTGCTTCCTGAGAAGGAGGACATCTTCTACCTCACGTTCCAGGAACTCCACGACGTCGTGCGCTCGAACGAGGTGGATGCCCGGCTCATCCAGCAGCGCAAGGACGCGTTCCGGTCCTACCACGCGCTCACCCCGCCGCGGGTGCTCACATCGGACGGCGAGGCCGTCACCGGGGCGTACCGTCGCGACGACGTGCCGGACGGCGCCCTGATCGGCCTGCCGGTTTCCGCCGGGACCGTCGAGGGGAGGGCCCGCGTCGTCCTCGACATGGCGGAGGCCGATCTCGAGGCGGGCGACATCCTGGTCACGACCTTCACGGACCCCAGCTGGTCACCGCTGTTCGTCGGAGTCGCGGGCCTGGTGACGGAGGTGGGCGGCCTGATGACCCACGGCGCGGTGATCGCCCGGGAGTACGGCCTGCCTGCCGTCGTGGGCGTGGAGCAGGCCGCCCGGCGGATCCGGGACGGGCAGCGGATCCGCGTGCACGGAACCGACGGGTACGTCGAGATCCTGCCTTGA